CCTAATCGTACTTGGGtcaacccattttcaacccaacCTACCCATTTGATAGCTCTACCGAGAAGTGACGATAATAATCTATAAGCCAGTAGGGTTGGAGGGAGTTTCTCGTCGGTGGAAAATGCTGCCATTAGATGAAAATCAAGATAGGGGTAGATTCAATAAGTAACCCCCTCTCGTTTGATTATGCGGTCTTGCATGAATAAGGATGgggtagaaaaaaaaagagcaaggtTTTCACATGAGCCATATAGTTTCTCTTGTGAGTGAAAAGGGTGGAGAGTGGTAATATCCTTTGGATATTACCCAAAGGATCCTACACCAATCATTGTTGAAAGTTAACAACAACGTCATCTACCACAAGAACAAACCGCAAGTGAGAAGTGTGATGTTATGCTTATGCGATGAGCCAAACGTGATTACTATAACACTAGATACATTGTCCATGATTTGCACAGTTTTCTTCATTTCAATCGGTGCATATCAATAACCGATACATTAGATAAATCAGAAATTATTTAtcatttgttttgttaaaaGCAGTTCTCTGcccatgcattgcatgattttaatttctttttgtggtGGTAAATCATGATTTTAAGtgacaattttatttattttggtttgaACGTGTACTTGAGATATAAAAAATTTGCCCATATGCTATATTCGTTTTGGTGAGAAATTCAAACAAGGAGCAAATTGATTAGATTGAAAATGGCAAAGTAATATAGACTTACAGATTTTGAATGATAGCTAGACTTCAATTAGAAGAcccaatgtttttattttttttgtttctaccaaattttctttgtatttataGTCATGGCTGTATATaaaaaggagactttaatctcaTTTTTAAAGCATCTTTTGTTACTTGCAGTTTTGTCAACATAGCGCAAATCTAATTTTAACCACAATGTTGCGTAATCAAAGTGCAGAATTTTTTATCACcgtgcaaaaaaaattaagtagaAGACATGTTTCAAGAGAAGGTTGCcgataataaattaaattatggcAAGAgtggccaaaataaaaattaaagaaaaagatacCGCTGAGAAATGCTTTGAGGCCTTTTATTGAACAGTTGGTGGGCATCTTGAGAGGACcgtatatagaaaaataaattaaaattttgaataacgAATGCtacagaaaaataatttaaagtgGAAGTTCATTTTGGAATTAATACTATAATACTTGTGTCTCATCAGCTGAACCAAGAAGCGGTAGATTAGATAATTATGAAGAGCTTTTGTGTAAACGAAACGCTAATGATGTCACTAATGGCAATTTGACAtaaagaatataataaaatattttaatagaatatttaattgttaaattatgcatTCATCTAGCGACTTAAGTTGTGGGGATAGCtcacattaatttttcaaaatctcacaaatatattataaaGTCTCGACTGTTTTGGCCTGACTTTTGCtgaaatcaattttgataaaatattttaaaattcaaatttacatAATATATTATAGATAGAGTCGAATCCATTCCAATATTTTTCGTTCTTGGATATCATTGTTAGATGagtaacaaatttatttattttttattttattgaactCATGCAATCTAAAGTAGCCGTCTTTTTTGACCGAAATAAAAAAGTAGGCGCCTTTAATTGCTTATtgttttaatatttcctaaaaGAATATTTCAATTAGCCTGTATAATCTCATTGGTCGACATACATAATTAATTGTATTTGGCTCTGTTATTCCCCCCTCGCTCCAACCCTTGCTACGACTTTGACAATGCCGTGCAAGGGCATGCAACAGCTCCACGAAAAATTGGCAGCATTAAACAAGATACTCAAATAATCACTAATGACCTCTTCACGGATCGCATGAATccaattttgattatttttggaAACGTCAAATGACAGATAAGTGGATTAtaaagttttcctttttcatctaGTTAATGTCAAAAGTAATAGTTTTAATCAAATGAGAAATAAAGGATTATACTCAACTTTCAATCGATAATGATTCAATACCCAAAAGTAGATGGAAAGGGGAGATGTTGCATCACGATCAAAGTTGAACCAAAACCAATTTGAGGTCATAGTCGCCAAGATCGAAGGGACAGCAACAAGTCATTCAGGCCAACCCTTCAAGATGCTAGAAGGGCACGAATCGGAATAGGCTTCATAGCGAAGAGAGAGACtaggagaaaaaaatgaagttttGTCACTTCAAGATGTTAGAAGGGCACGAATCAGAATAGGCTTCGgagccaagagagagagattgggagAGACAATGAAGTTTTGTCATTTCAAGATGCTAGAAGGGCACGAATCAGAATAGGCTTCAgagtgaagagagagattgaaagAGATACTAAAGTTTGGCTTCGGAGTGCAGAGAGAGATTGAAAGAGATATTGAAATTTGGCAATGACAATGCTTCATCACAGAACTCAATTTTACGcaactttcttattatttttaggTTAATCactaacttaatttttttataagctTCACTTTTTGTAAAGGACCCTGTAATGAATCTTATTATTATGATCAAAGGGACGACAACAAGTCATACAAGCCAACCCTTCGAGATGTGAGAAGGGCACGAATCAGAATATGCTTGGAAGCAAAGAGAGATGATGGGAGAGACAACAAAGTTTCATAACGACGATGCTCCATCACAAAACTCAATTTTACACAACCTTCTTATAATTTTTAGGCTAGTCACTAACAAAGCTTTTTCATGCACCTAGCTTTTTGTAAAGGGTTGCGCCCCATAATGAATCTTATTATTATAATGTATCAAATGATGTGCAGAGATGAAGGCAAGAACGATATTGATGCAGCTCGAATCTCACATCAAGACATTAAGCAGATCCTTTTAGTACAGTAAGAATTCTGCTAGGGACACGAACCCTTTTAGTACACTAGTCATGCTGTCTTGTACATAGAATTAGTTCCCCAGGAAATCTTGTAGCACATTACAGTGTATCCAGCTATGAAGAgtaaaaggttaaaaaaaaggagaaaaaactACTGAGAGGACAGCTATTtagcttcttgttcccggaGCGGGACTTTCTTCCACGCCTCCTCCACCCCGCTCAGTTGCAGCGGCGGCAATGAGAAGACGCTGACCGTTGAGCTCTTGCTCCGGATCTCCTTGAGGACTCGCAGAGCCGATATCGTGCTCTTCATATATAGGCCCTTCATGTGCTCGATCTCTGCGAGGTCCTTGGGCACTCTGAGCACACCGTCGGTGTTGGTGGAGGCAGAGGTCGTGGGGTCCAAGCTGCTGTCATCCGTTCTAGGCTCCTCGGCTGAGGGCGGGGGAGGATCGTTCGCAGGGAAGAGTTGGTCGATCATCTTCTCACACTCCTTCACCAGCATGTAAATCATGTCGGTGGTGAAGAAGGGCTGTTGCAGGACCCGCTGGATGAAGGGCAAGCGGATCAGAGCTCCGGTCCTTTTGTCGTACTTCTTCAGGATTTTCACCAGCCCTGTGACCAGAGACAACATAGACTTAGGAAACAATTTGAGGGGCTAATAGAAAACACAAATCAAAAGCCCTGTCAGTTTATCAACAGATCAcagtttcttttcttgatctCAACCAATGAGAACTGATGATAATTCTGTTTGCTTGATTGCTGAACCAATAGCTCGC
This genomic stretch from Eucalyptus grandis isolate ANBG69807.140 chromosome 3, ASM1654582v1, whole genome shotgun sequence harbors:
- the LOC104436692 gene encoding SPX domain-containing protein 2 isoform X2 yields the protein MKFGKSLSNQIEETLPEWREKFLSYKDLKKKLKLIEPKGAEAAAAAGGAAEGMTKEEVEFIRLLEAELEKFNFFFVEKEEEYIIKLKELQDRMGKAKDSNEEMMKIRKEIVDFHGEMVLLENYSALNYTGLVKILKKYDKRTGALIRLPFIQRVLQQPFFTTDMIYMLVKECEKMIDQLFPANDPPPPSAEEPRTDDSSLDPTTSASTNTDGVLRVPKDLAEIEHMKGLYMKSTISALRVLKEIRSKSSTVSVFSLPPLQLSGVEEAWKKVPLREQEAK
- the LOC104436692 gene encoding SPX domain-containing protein 1 isoform X1, which produces MKFGKSLSNQIEETLPEWREKFLSYKDLKKKLKLIEPKGADRPAKRPRLDAAEAVAAGGGAEAAAAAGGAAEGMTKEEVEFIRLLEAELEKFNFFFVEKEEEYIIKLKELQDRMGKAKDSNEEMMKIRKEIVDFHGEMVLLENYSALNYTGLVKILKKYDKRTGALIRLPFIQRVLQQPFFTTDMIYMLVKECEKMIDQLFPANDPPPPSAEEPRTDDSSLDPTTSASTNTDGVLRVPKDLAEIEHMKGLYMKSTISALRVLKEIRSKSSTVSVFSLPPLQLSGVEEAWKKVPLREQEAK